The Hymenobacter sp. DG01 genome has a segment encoding these proteins:
- a CDS encoding metallophosphoesterase, whose protein sequence is MKKIGLLSDTHSYLDDRILHHLRGCDEIWHAGDFGTAEVAETLETVAPLRGVYGNIDGQDVRRTQPLVQNFEVEGLRVLMTHIGGYPGHYSPAGRTLVQQERPGLFISGHSHILKVMPDHKLGLLHLNPGAAGRHGFHKVRTLLRFEVAEGKVQHLQVIELGPK, encoded by the coding sequence ATGAAGAAAATCGGCTTGCTCTCTGACACCCACAGTTACCTCGACGACCGAATTTTGCACCACCTGCGCGGCTGCGACGAAATATGGCATGCCGGCGACTTCGGCACGGCCGAGGTGGCCGAAACCCTGGAAACCGTGGCACCCCTGCGCGGCGTGTATGGCAACATTGATGGCCAGGACGTGCGCCGTACCCAGCCGCTGGTGCAAAACTTTGAAGTGGAAGGCTTGCGGGTGCTGATGACCCACATTGGCGGTTACCCCGGTCACTACAGTCCGGCCGGCCGCACGCTGGTGCAGCAGGAGCGCCCGGGCCTGTTCATCAGCGGCCACTCCCACATCCTGAAAGTAATGCCCGACCATAAGCTGGGCCTGCTCCACCTCAACCCCGGCGCGGCTGGCCGCCACGGCTTCCATAAAGTGCGCACTCTGCTGCGGTTTGAGGTTGCGGAGGGCAAAGTGCAGCACTTGCAGGTAATTGAGCTGGGCCCAAAGTAA
- a CDS encoding low specificity L-threonine aldolase: MTESVIDLRSDTVTRPTPAMLEAMFQARVGDDVYEEDPTVRALEQEAAARFGLEAGLFCPSGTMTNQIAIKAHTEPLSEVVCEQNSHIYLWEVGGIAFHSGASVALLPGNRGRLTAAQVEAAIRPVNVHYPTTSLISLENTHNRGGGSCYALPELEAIAEVARRHRIPLHLDGARIFNALVATGQPAQEYGRLFDTISVCLSKGLGTPVGSVLLGSKAFIQKTKRIRKVMGGGMRQAGYLAAAGLYALEHNVERLSDDHRRARQLGTALAAQSYVAEVLPVETNLVIFRLQDNTPAEQFLAQLEQQGIRATSFGPQMIRFVTHLDIDDAMIGRVEAVLAAL, translated from the coding sequence ATGACTGAATCTGTAATTGACCTGCGCTCCGATACCGTAACGCGCCCTACCCCCGCCATGCTGGAAGCCATGTTTCAGGCCCGCGTGGGCGACGATGTGTACGAAGAAGACCCCACCGTGCGGGCCCTGGAGCAGGAAGCAGCCGCCCGCTTCGGGCTGGAAGCCGGCCTGTTCTGCCCCTCCGGCACCATGACCAATCAGATTGCCATTAAGGCTCACACCGAGCCGCTGTCGGAAGTAGTCTGCGAGCAAAACTCCCACATTTACCTCTGGGAAGTGGGCGGTATTGCGTTCCACTCGGGAGCCTCGGTGGCGTTGCTGCCCGGCAACCGGGGCCGCCTCACAGCCGCGCAGGTAGAGGCCGCCATCCGGCCCGTGAACGTGCACTACCCCACCACCAGCCTGATTTCCCTGGAAAACACCCACAACCGGGGCGGCGGCAGCTGCTACGCCCTGCCGGAACTGGAAGCCATTGCGGAGGTTGCCCGTCGCCACCGGATTCCGCTGCACCTCGATGGGGCCCGCATTTTCAACGCGCTGGTGGCTACCGGGCAGCCGGCCCAGGAGTATGGCCGCCTCTTCGATACTATTTCGGTGTGCCTGAGCAAGGGTCTGGGCACACCGGTGGGCTCAGTGCTGCTGGGGAGCAAAGCCTTTATCCAGAAAACCAAGCGCATCCGGAAGGTGATGGGTGGCGGCATGCGCCAGGCCGGCTACCTGGCCGCAGCGGGCCTTTACGCGCTGGAGCACAACGTAGAGCGCCTCTCCGACGACCACCGCCGCGCCCGGCAGCTGGGCACGGCTCTGGCCGCCCAGAGCTACGTAGCCGAGGTGCTGCCCGTGGAAACCAACCTGGTTATTTTCCGCTTGCAGGACAATACCCCCGCTGAGCAGTTCCTGGCTCAGTTAGAGCAGCAAGGGATTCGGGCAACTTCCTTCGGCCCCCAGATGATCCGCTTCGTGACCCACCTCGACATCGACGATGCCATGATCGGGCGGGTAGAGGCGGTGCTGGCGGCCCTGTAA
- a CDS encoding DUF423 domain-containing protein: MTARLIIQLAALLGGLGVGIGAFGAHGLRKMLEASGRFETFETAVRYQFYHALALLAVGILWHVKPELQSLGTTAWLWLSGVLVFSGSLYVLCLTGITKLGAITPIGGVLLIAGWIVLLLAARQV; encoded by the coding sequence ATGACAGCTCGACTTATTATTCAGCTGGCCGCCTTACTGGGCGGTCTGGGCGTCGGAATCGGGGCCTTTGGGGCGCACGGCCTGCGCAAGATGCTGGAAGCCTCCGGTCGCTTCGAAACCTTTGAAACCGCCGTGCGCTACCAGTTTTACCACGCGCTGGCCCTGCTGGCCGTGGGCATTTTATGGCACGTGAAACCCGAGCTGCAGAGCCTGGGCACCACGGCCTGGCTGTGGCTGAGCGGGGTGCTGGTGTTCAGCGGCTCGCTGTACGTGCTGTGCCTGACGGGCATTACCAAGCTGGGCGCTATCACGCCCATCGGCGGCGTGCTGCTTATTGCCGGCTGGATTGTGCTGCTGCTGGCCGCCCGGCAGGTGTAG
- a CDS encoding ATP-dependent RecD-like DNA helicase, translating to MLTVRTPSVRDYFPYEPTQDQATLFRQMDGFLGDALPGRKAFILRGYAGTGKTTVVSALVQWLHRMGRKYVLMAPTGRAAKVMSTYSGVAASTIHKKIYRQTSGTPAQGLSFQRQPNRAQDTLFIVDEASMISDEKAFGENGLLDDLMNYVFEKPSNRLLLIGDTAQLPPVGQLLSPALDAELLRHRFRAQVDSVELRQVMRQAEQSGILMNATVLREELREEHPQITFFTKGYPDIFAMGGDKLEDGLRWAYKNFGHENSTIICRSNKNANQYNQYIRRILFEAEDEIESGDYLMVVRNNYYWLPKDSEIGFLANGDFVQVVKIVRLTEEFGFRFADARVRLVDYPDEPDMEIKLLLDTLHTESPALPADRNKALYDAVSADYAHLETKKERTAAMRKDPFLNALQVKFAYALTCHKAQGGQWQAVFVDHGFLKEDMVNSEFARWLYTAVTRSSEKLFLLNFNKKLLADENQE from the coding sequence ATGCTTACCGTCAGAACTCCCTCCGTCCGCGACTATTTCCCCTACGAACCCACCCAGGACCAGGCCACGCTGTTTCGGCAGATGGACGGTTTCCTCGGCGATGCGCTGCCGGGGCGCAAGGCCTTTATCCTGCGCGGCTACGCCGGTACGGGCAAAACCACTGTGGTGAGTGCCTTGGTGCAGTGGCTGCACCGCATGGGCCGCAAATACGTGCTGATGGCCCCCACCGGCCGTGCCGCCAAGGTAATGAGCACTTACTCGGGGGTAGCAGCCAGCACCATTCACAAGAAGATTTACCGCCAGACCAGCGGCACGCCTGCCCAGGGCCTTTCGTTCCAGCGTCAGCCTAACCGCGCCCAGGATACCCTGTTCATCGTGGATGAGGCCTCCATGATTTCTGACGAAAAGGCTTTCGGCGAAAACGGCCTGCTCGACGATTTGATGAACTACGTGTTCGAGAAGCCCTCGAACCGTCTGCTGCTCATCGGCGACACGGCCCAGCTGCCGCCCGTGGGCCAGCTGCTCAGCCCGGCCCTCGATGCCGAGCTGCTGCGCCACCGCTTCCGCGCTCAGGTCGATTCGGTGGAGCTGCGCCAGGTAATGCGCCAGGCCGAGCAGTCGGGGATTCTGATGAACGCCACCGTGCTGCGCGAAGAGCTGCGCGAGGAGCACCCGCAAATTACCTTCTTCACCAAAGGCTACCCCGATATTTTCGCTATGGGTGGCGACAAGCTGGAAGACGGCCTGCGCTGGGCCTACAAGAACTTCGGGCACGAGAACAGCACCATCATCTGCCGCTCCAATAAGAACGCCAATCAGTACAACCAGTACATCCGGCGCATTCTGTTTGAGGCCGAGGATGAAATCGAATCGGGCGACTACCTGATGGTGGTGCGCAACAACTACTACTGGCTGCCCAAGGATTCGGAAATCGGGTTTCTGGCCAACGGCGACTTTGTGCAGGTAGTGAAAATCGTGCGCCTGACCGAGGAGTTTGGCTTCCGCTTCGCCGATGCCCGCGTGCGTCTCGTGGACTACCCCGACGAGCCGGACATGGAAATCAAGCTGCTGCTGGATACCTTGCACACCGAAAGCCCAGCCCTACCCGCCGACCGCAACAAAGCCCTCTACGACGCCGTTAGTGCCGATTACGCCCACCTCGAAACCAAGAAGGAGCGTACCGCCGCTATGCGCAAAGACCCGTTCCTGAATGCCCTGCAGGTGAAATTCGCCTACGCCCTTACCTGCCACAAAGCCCAGGGCGGGCAGTGGCAGGCCGTATTCGTGGACCACGGCTTTCTGAAGGAAGACATGGTGAACAGCGAGTTTGCCCGCTGGCTGTATACCGCCGTCACGCGCTCCTCGGAAAAGCTGTTTCTGCTGAATTTTAACAAGAAGCTTCTCGCCGACGAGAATCAGGAGTAG
- a CDS encoding DUF3822 family protein, translating into MSASVLTPPPAALQRLHDETLDLDNLSAYNLYLTAGPAGLRVGVADVRRNKFVALEDYAAPDTATPLASQLQALAAEHELLGRTGWNRVRLAVQNRHFTLLPASLFRAGDEAAYLRLHHATDPQREQVLHYTHPGLEITNIFAAERALAEWFQAAYPEGRLLHHTSALLEGITHQNEQGGSRRIYLSISYQEVTLLAMRDKQPEFCNVFPFSTPEDLIYYTILVMQELQLNPDQDVVTVWGDLTHDSELFTILRKYIRNIRFGNRPYDLGYSYRLNDVFEYRYFELYALHLC; encoded by the coding sequence ATGTCCGCTTCCGTCCTGACGCCTCCCCCGGCCGCCTTGCAGCGCCTGCACGACGAAACGCTGGACCTGGACAACCTCTCGGCCTACAACCTCTACCTGACGGCCGGCCCGGCCGGCCTGCGCGTGGGCGTAGCCGACGTGCGCCGCAATAAGTTTGTAGCCCTGGAAGATTACGCGGCCCCCGATACCGCCACTCCACTGGCATCCCAGCTGCAGGCCCTGGCCGCCGAACATGAGCTGCTGGGCCGCACCGGCTGGAACCGGGTGCGCCTGGCCGTGCAAAACCGGCATTTCACCTTGCTGCCCGCCTCTTTGTTTCGGGCCGGCGATGAGGCTGCTTACCTGCGCCTCCACCATGCTACCGATCCACAGCGGGAGCAGGTGCTGCACTATACCCACCCGGGCCTGGAAATCACCAACATCTTTGCCGCCGAGCGGGCCCTGGCCGAGTGGTTTCAGGCTGCCTACCCCGAGGGCCGGCTGCTGCACCATACCAGTGCGTTGCTAGAAGGCATTACTCACCAGAACGAGCAGGGCGGTTCCCGCCGTATTTATCTTAGCATCAGCTACCAGGAGGTTACGCTGCTGGCCATGCGCGACAAGCAGCCGGAGTTCTGCAACGTATTTCCATTCAGCACTCCCGAGGATCTGATTTACTACACCATTCTGGTGATGCAGGAGTTGCAGCTTAACCCCGACCAGGACGTGGTAACCGTGTGGGGCGACCTTACCCACGACTCGGAGCTATTTACCATTCTGCGTAAGTACATCCGCAACATCCGGTTCGGCAACCGCCCCTACGACCTGGGCTACAGCTACCGCCTCAACGACGTATTTGAGTATCGCTATTTCGAGCTGTACGCTCTGCACTTGTGCTAA
- a CDS encoding ATP-binding protein, with the protein MKWIITVLLLLLGSPIQAQHRYWAADYDSLSQVLRRQPADTARVRTIRHMLDVVELTELRRRQQVLPLLDTLFALNARTQQLDDAPYRELQAGVRLWVGATRYPQALSALQQAVELFDAAGHPVPLLLIDLAPLYNAMHETAGRQAYFQRKLIQYRVERNVKNQAACYLVLGGTYRHRGDYNQAISCYLHAADLFRTFHRRLYANELMVAGTTYAEWGNDQKALHYLTQASGLNQQYTINGLQRFFGQQAVGKLYLQQGKLPEALRYADLLLETARLDPVDGTQFRAYALVLKSQVLLALRQPQAVLPLLTRAQQIADSLHMPVTGRPGEFALDATWARYYTARHNIAQADQHWRQAYEKATAANFQMLRPKYLQQIIRFQDAHGAAEATRLYARAYFNLMDTLNEAQGHNLVAQYEAERTEQAQNAQIVRLRQEKVVQAMRLRQRNQLLGVAAVAILLISGLGVAVYRQLQVNKQTLAQLRTTQHQLVQSEKWAFVGEVSAGIAHELQNPLNFMKRFAEVSTTMVDTMHNPGKKAGLEQEILVGLRQNLQEISQHGIRASAIIKDMLEHSRAGTGQREPIDLNELIREYLYLARQAPELREKTQAVIVETHLDPMLPPVSVVAPDMGRVLLNLFANALYAVVQRPPTAAYLPTLRVSTAIQSNTVEIRVQDNGVGMTPEVQAKVFQAFFTTKPPGEGTGLGLSLSSDIVKSHGGTMAVESGVGKGTEFIITLPVA; encoded by the coding sequence ATGAAGTGGATTATTACGGTGCTGCTATTACTGCTGGGCAGCCCCATTCAGGCCCAGCACCGCTACTGGGCCGCCGATTATGATTCGCTTAGCCAGGTGCTGCGCCGCCAGCCTGCCGACACGGCCCGCGTGCGTACCATCCGGCACATGCTGGATGTGGTGGAGCTGACGGAGCTGCGCCGCCGTCAGCAGGTACTACCCTTGCTGGATACGCTGTTCGCCCTGAATGCTCGCACCCAGCAGCTAGACGATGCTCCGTACCGGGAGCTGCAAGCCGGTGTGCGGCTGTGGGTCGGCGCTACTCGCTACCCCCAGGCCCTAAGCGCCCTGCAACAGGCCGTTGAACTGTTTGATGCCGCCGGCCACCCGGTGCCGCTTTTGCTCATTGACCTGGCCCCCCTCTACAACGCCATGCACGAAACGGCTGGGCGCCAGGCTTATTTTCAGCGGAAGCTGATACAGTACCGGGTGGAGAGAAACGTAAAAAACCAGGCGGCCTGCTACCTGGTGCTGGGCGGCACCTACCGCCACCGCGGCGACTACAACCAGGCCATCAGCTGCTACCTGCACGCCGCTGACCTCTTCAGGACCTTCCACCGCCGCCTGTACGCCAATGAGCTGATGGTAGCCGGCACTACCTACGCCGAGTGGGGCAACGACCAGAAAGCCCTGCACTACCTGACGCAGGCGTCCGGGCTTAATCAGCAATACACCATCAACGGGCTGCAGCGCTTCTTTGGGCAGCAGGCGGTGGGCAAGCTGTATCTGCAGCAGGGCAAGCTGCCCGAGGCCCTGCGCTACGCCGACCTGCTGCTGGAAACCGCCCGCCTCGACCCCGTGGACGGAACCCAGTTCAGGGCCTACGCGCTGGTGCTGAAAAGCCAGGTGCTGCTGGCCCTCCGGCAGCCCCAGGCAGTATTGCCGCTCCTGACGCGCGCCCAGCAGATTGCCGACTCCTTGCACATGCCCGTAACGGGACGTCCCGGCGAGTTTGCGCTCGATGCCACCTGGGCCCGCTACTACACCGCCCGCCATAACATTGCCCAGGCCGACCAGCACTGGCGCCAGGCTTACGAGAAAGCCACTGCCGCCAATTTTCAGATGCTGCGGCCCAAATACCTGCAACAGATTATTCGCTTTCAGGATGCGCACGGGGCCGCCGAGGCTACCCGCCTCTACGCCCGCGCCTACTTCAACCTGATGGATACCCTCAACGAAGCCCAGGGCCACAACCTGGTGGCCCAGTATGAGGCGGAGCGCACCGAGCAGGCCCAAAACGCGCAAATCGTTCGGTTGCGCCAGGAAAAAGTAGTGCAGGCCATGCGCCTGCGCCAGCGCAACCAGCTGCTGGGGGTAGCGGCCGTAGCCATTCTGCTGATATCGGGGCTGGGGGTGGCGGTGTACCGGCAGCTGCAGGTCAATAAGCAGACGCTGGCCCAGCTGCGCACAACCCAGCACCAGCTGGTGCAGTCGGAAAAGTGGGCGTTTGTGGGCGAAGTATCGGCTGGCATTGCCCACGAGCTGCAGAACCCGCTCAACTTCATGAAGCGCTTTGCTGAGGTGAGCACAACCATGGTGGATACCATGCACAACCCGGGCAAGAAAGCCGGGCTGGAGCAGGAAATTCTGGTGGGCCTGCGCCAGAATCTGCAGGAAATCAGCCAGCACGGCATCCGGGCTTCCGCCATCATCAAAGACATGCTGGAACACTCCCGCGCCGGCACCGGGCAGCGCGAGCCCATCGATCTGAACGAGTTGATTCGGGAGTACCTGTACCTGGCCCGCCAGGCCCCGGAGCTACGCGAGAAAACCCAGGCCGTAATAGTCGAAACCCACCTCGACCCGATGCTACCCCCTGTATCGGTGGTTGCCCCGGATATGGGCCGTGTGCTGCTGAACCTGTTCGCCAACGCTCTGTACGCCGTGGTGCAGCGCCCGCCGACCGCCGCCTACCTTCCCACCCTGCGCGTATCTACTGCAATCCAGTCAAATACCGTAGAAATCCGGGTGCAGGATAACGGCGTTGGCATGACGCCCGAGGTGCAGGCAAAAGTGTTTCAGGCCTTCTTCACCACCAAGCCTCCCGGCGAAGGCACCGGCCTGGGCCTCTCTCTCAGCTCCGACATCGTGAAAAGCCACGGCGGCACTATGGCAGTTGAATCGGGGGTAGGAAAGGGAACAGAATTTATTATCACGCTGCCGGTTGCTTAA
- the coaD gene encoding pantetheine-phosphate adenylyltransferase, which yields MRIALFPGSFDPFTNGHLDVVRRGAALFDEVIIAIGNNSSKQRYLPVEQMISLIEDIFRDEPRVSVRAYKGLTADFAREVGARFLLRGLRNTTDFEYENTIAQANRHVNPELETVFLITSPVLAAISSTIIREIHRFGGNVDDFVPFRLPPPVL from the coding sequence ATGCGTATCGCTCTGTTCCCCGGCTCTTTTGACCCGTTTACCAACGGCCACCTGGACGTAGTACGGCGCGGCGCGGCCTTGTTTGATGAGGTTATCATTGCCATCGGGAACAACAGCAGTAAGCAGCGCTACCTGCCGGTAGAGCAGATGATTAGTCTGATTGAGGATATTTTTCGGGACGAGCCACGGGTGTCGGTCCGGGCCTACAAGGGCCTTACCGCCGACTTCGCCCGGGAGGTAGGCGCACGGTTTCTGCTGCGGGGCCTGCGCAACACCACCGACTTCGAGTACGAAAACACCATTGCTCAGGCCAACCGCCACGTTAACCCCGAGCTGGAAACGGTATTTCTCATCACCTCACCCGTGCTGGCCGCTATCAGCAGCACCATTATCCGCGAAATTCACCGCTTCGGGGGTAATGTAGATGACTTCGTGCCCTTCCGGCTGCCGCCGCCCGTTCTGTAA
- a CDS encoding DUF4126 domain-containing protein — MEHLDYLLSGALGLALAACSGFRVFVPLLAASLAYRTGYLTPAAGFAWLGSWPAVAVLGTATVAEILGYYVPVVDNILDTITGPAAFIAGTILMTSALPDMPPMLRWGLGVLAGGGAAGIIQTGTSLLRAGSTVTTAGLGNPVLATLENLLALVGTVLGLLLPLLMAVLALAGVVWALVRLRHWRQRRAARRAGLVGTAAGR, encoded by the coding sequence ATGGAACATCTGGACTACCTGCTGAGTGGGGCCCTGGGCCTGGCGCTGGCTGCCTGCAGCGGCTTTCGGGTATTTGTGCCGCTGCTGGCCGCTTCTCTGGCTTATCGGACGGGCTACCTGACCCCGGCCGCCGGCTTTGCCTGGCTGGGCAGCTGGCCCGCCGTGGCCGTGCTGGGTACGGCCACGGTAGCCGAAATTCTGGGCTACTACGTTCCGGTGGTGGATAATATACTGGACACCATCACGGGGCCGGCGGCGTTCATTGCCGGCACTATTCTCATGACTTCGGCCCTGCCCGATATGCCCCCGATGTTGCGCTGGGGCTTGGGGGTGCTGGCCGGGGGCGGAGCCGCTGGCATCATCCAGACCGGTACTTCGCTGCTGCGGGCCGGCTCTACGGTTACCACGGCTGGCCTGGGAAATCCGGTGTTGGCCACGCTGGAAAATCTGCTGGCGCTGGTGGGCACGGTGCTGGGGCTGCTGCTGCCGCTGCTGATGGCCGTGCTGGCCCTGGCCGGCGTGGTGTGGGCACTGGTGCGGCTGCGGCACTGGCGGCAGCGCCGGGCAGCGCGCCGGGCCGGCCTCGTGGGGACGGCCGCCGGCCGGTAG
- a CDS encoding NUDIX hydrolase has translation MNVFINDIPLIIKKNSEKIYKHKYDLILNPEDEFISKDLVGDVLVRDVTDVFVDRLLRLMEVKKLKKLTSLTLLARKKKRLILHLKDQFKIVKAAGGLVVQEGKILMIYRLGKWDLPKGKLKKEEDPMLGALREVEEECNIKVEIGDKLPSTWHSYAYNGNKILKKTNWYIMRCLDDSLMKPQAEEYIEEVRWMTPQEALGVLDESYASIALVVRHYLSETAGQAPASQESAK, from the coding sequence ATGAACGTTTTCATCAACGATATTCCGCTGATTATCAAGAAAAACAGCGAGAAGATATACAAGCACAAGTACGACCTGATTCTGAATCCGGAGGATGAGTTTATCTCAAAGGATCTGGTGGGCGACGTGCTGGTGCGCGACGTGACGGACGTGTTCGTGGACCGGCTGCTGCGCCTGATGGAAGTGAAAAAGCTGAAGAAGCTGACTTCGCTTACGCTGCTGGCCCGCAAAAAGAAGCGTCTGATTCTGCACCTGAAAGACCAGTTCAAGATTGTAAAAGCGGCCGGCGGGCTGGTAGTGCAGGAAGGTAAAATATTGATGATCTACCGGTTGGGTAAATGGGATTTGCCCAAAGGCAAGCTCAAGAAAGAAGAGGACCCCATGCTGGGCGCCCTGCGGGAAGTAGAGGAAGAGTGCAACATTAAGGTGGAAATAGGGGACAAGCTCCCCAGCACCTGGCACTCTTATGCCTACAACGGCAACAAAATCCTGAAAAAAACGAACTGGTACATCATGCGCTGCCTCGACGACTCGCTCATGAAGCCCCAGGCCGAAGAGTACATTGAGGAAGTGCGCTGGATGACGCCCCAGGAGGCGCTGGGCGTGCTCGATGAGTCTTATGCTAGCATTGCCCTGGTAGTGCGGCACTACCTGAGCGAAACGGCCGGACAGGCGCCCGCCAGCCAGGAATCAGCCAAGTAA
- a CDS encoding YggS family pyridoxal phosphate-dependent enzyme, giving the protein MISDNLHRIQQRLTGTAARLVAVTKTHPVERLREAYEADARIFGENRVQEMAAKQPELPPDVEWHLIGHLQTNKVKYIASFVHTIQSIDSLKLLLEIERQAAKHNRIIEGLLQFHIADEETKTGLTLAEAEEILQSAEFRALRHVRLAGVMGIATNTPDEDQLRREFRQLRGYFDKLKALYFAEDESFREISMGMSSDYELALREGSTLIRVGSAIFGSR; this is encoded by the coding sequence GTGATTTCTGACAACCTGCACCGCATTCAACAACGCCTCACCGGCACGGCCGCCCGGCTGGTGGCCGTTACCAAAACCCACCCCGTGGAGCGCCTGCGCGAGGCCTACGAAGCCGACGCCCGCATCTTCGGCGAGAACCGGGTGCAGGAAATGGCCGCCAAGCAGCCCGAGCTACCCCCCGATGTTGAGTGGCACCTCATCGGGCACCTGCAAACCAACAAGGTAAAGTACATTGCCTCCTTCGTGCACACCATCCAGAGCATCGACAGCCTGAAGCTGCTGCTGGAAATTGAGCGCCAGGCGGCTAAGCACAACCGCATAATTGAGGGTCTGCTGCAGTTTCATATTGCCGATGAGGAAACCAAAACCGGCCTGACCCTGGCCGAGGCGGAAGAAATTCTGCAGTCGGCCGAGTTCCGGGCCCTGCGGCACGTGCGCCTGGCCGGCGTGATGGGCATTGCCACCAACACCCCCGACGAGGACCAGCTGCGCCGCGAGTTCCGGCAGCTGCGCGGCTATTTCGACAAGCTGAAAGCCCTGTACTTCGCTGAAGATGAGTCGTTCCGGGAAATTTCCATGGGCATGAGCTCCGACTACGAGCTGGCCCTGCGCGAAGGCAGCACCCTGATTCGGGTCGGCAGCGCTATTTTTGGCTCACGGTAA
- a CDS encoding DUF1573 domain-containing protein — protein sequence MKKALLLALSLSVMGFAAQAQTAAVKPANAQTKVAGPQIQFEEMKYDFGSIRTGDVVEHTFKFKNVGTQPLVISNIGVSCGCTTPDWTKEPVMPGKTGTVTAKFNSAGKMGMQNKVLTIESNSAGGNAMVALVGDVKDANAAMTAAPASTDVSAPADTKDAKQKTKIGDSKIKAKKKAS from the coding sequence ATGAAAAAAGCACTTCTTCTGGCTCTTTCCCTGTCCGTGATGGGTTTCGCGGCTCAGGCGCAAACGGCGGCCGTGAAGCCGGCCAACGCTCAGACCAAAGTAGCGGGCCCGCAAATCCAGTTCGAGGAAATGAAGTACGACTTCGGCTCCATCCGCACCGGCGACGTGGTAGAGCACACGTTCAAGTTCAAGAACGTAGGCACCCAGCCGCTCGTGATTTCGAATATTGGTGTAAGCTGCGGCTGCACTACCCCCGACTGGACGAAAGAGCCCGTGATGCCTGGCAAAACCGGCACCGTAACGGCTAAATTCAACAGCGCCGGCAAAATGGGCATGCAGAACAAAGTGCTGACCATTGAGTCGAACTCGGCTGGTGGCAACGCCATGGTGGCCCTGGTAGGCGACGTGAAAGACGCTAACGCCGCCATGACGGCCGCCCCGGCTTCCACCGACGTATCGGCCCCCGCCGACACTAAAGACGCCAAGCAGAAAACCAAGATTGGCGACAGCAAGATCAAAGCCAAGAAGAAAGCTTCCTAA
- a CDS encoding PaaI family thioesterase: MTTESLETRIRRKLTRQHFMHHIGADLTRIEEGRVEAELTLQQQHQQHGGFAHGGLVATMADLVAGFAAVTLVPDGTGLVTVELKTSYLRPGVGQKLRAVGWVLKAGRRLHFCEAEVWCDSQLIAKATATMAVVEPPAAEQ, translated from the coding sequence ATGACGACTGAATCGCTCGAAACCCGCATCCGCCGCAAGCTCACCCGCCAGCACTTCATGCACCACATCGGGGCCGACCTTACCCGCATTGAGGAGGGTAGGGTAGAGGCCGAGCTGACCCTGCAGCAGCAGCACCAGCAGCACGGCGGCTTTGCCCACGGCGGACTGGTAGCCACCATGGCCGATCTGGTAGCTGGCTTTGCCGCCGTAACCCTGGTGCCCGATGGTACGGGCTTGGTAACCGTGGAGCTGAAAACCAGCTACCTGCGCCCCGGAGTGGGGCAGAAGCTGCGGGCCGTGGGCTGGGTCCTGAAAGCCGGGCGCCGCCTGCATTTCTGCGAGGCGGAAGTGTGGTGCGACAGCCAGCTGATTGCGAAGGCTACGGCTACCATGGCCGTGGTAGAGCCCCCCGCAGCTGAGCAGTAG
- a CDS encoding NUDIX domain-containing protein — MTDFTAGTAANSLLEAYAGVARVRVCGLLVRNDTLLLTAHRGLLPNQLPFWSPPGGGWQFGETLQQGLEREFAEETGLAVSVGRFLHLHEFRGPGLQALELFFEVRPLDPTATPRLGLDPEHAAHAQLLTQLEFMTPRQLGLLLPSQVHPVLRDIISPDDVFIPQVRFQ, encoded by the coding sequence ATGACTGACTTCACTGCTGGTACTGCTGCTAACTCCCTGCTGGAGGCGTACGCCGGGGTAGCCCGGGTGCGGGTGTGCGGCCTGCTGGTCCGGAACGATACCCTGCTGCTTACGGCCCACCGTGGGCTGCTGCCCAACCAACTACCATTCTGGTCGCCTCCCGGTGGAGGGTGGCAATTTGGCGAAACGCTGCAACAGGGCCTGGAACGGGAATTTGCCGAGGAAACCGGCCTGGCGGTAAGTGTAGGGCGGTTTCTGCACCTGCACGAGTTTCGGGGTCCGGGCCTGCAGGCCCTGGAGCTGTTCTTTGAGGTACGCCCCCTCGACCCCACCGCTACCCCCCGCCTCGGCCTCGATCCGGAGCACGCCGCCCATGCCCAGCTGCTGACCCAGCTGGAGTTTATGACGCCGCGCCAGCTGGGGCTGCTGTTGCCTTCACAGGTGCATCCGGTGCTACGCGACATCATCAGCCCCGACGATGTATTTATTCCGCAGGTGCGCTTTCAGTAA